Sequence from the Nocardioides exalbidus genome:
TCGGCCAGGGTCGGGGTGCGAGTTGATCCGGGCACGGGGGAGAGACTAGCATCGAATCGATTCGATCGAAACGTTTCGATCGCCTGCGCCACGAGGAGAGCCGTGCCCCAGCTGACCGCCGCCCGCAACGCCGTCGGGCTGACGTTCTTCCTCAACGGGCTGGTCTTCGCCAGCTGGGTCTCGCGCATCCCCGAGGTGCGCTCGAGCTTCGACCTCACCAACGGCCAGCTCGGCCTGGTGCTGCTGTCCATTGCCGTCGGCTCGGTCGCGGCACTCCCGACGACCGGGGCGCTGATCAACCGGTGGGGGACCGTCCGCATCGTGCGGCTCGGTGCCGGCGCGGCCTCGGTCGGCATGCTCGCGGCTGCGCTCAGCCTCGGCCACGTGCTCCCCGTGACGGTGGCCGGCCTCTTCGTCTACGGCCTCGGCATCGGCGTGTGGGACGTCGCGATGAACGTCGAGGCGGCGGAGGTCGAGCGTGGCCTCGGCCGCACGATCATGCCGCGCTTCCACGCCGGCTTCAGCGGTGGCACCGTGGTCGGGGCGCTGCTCGGCGCCTTGGTCGTCGAGCTCGACCTGCCGGCAGCCGTGCACCTGGTGACGATCGTGGTGCTCGCGCTGGTGCTCGTGCTCAGGACCTCGCCGGCGTTCCTGCCGGTGGCCGATGCCCATGAGGAGCACCACGTCTCGGCCGCCCGCGCCTGGCTCGAGCCGCGCACGCTGATGATCGGGGTGATGGTGCTCGCGCTCGCCATGACGGAGGGCACCGCCAACGATTGGTTGGCCGTCGCCCTGGTCGACGGGCACGACGTGTCCCACGCCATGGGCGTCGCCGGGTTCGCGGTCTTCGTGACCGCCATGACCGTGGGCCGCTTCATCGGCACCGGCCTCATCGACCGCTTCGGGCGTGTCGTCGTCCTGTGGTCGACGATGGTGGTGGCCGGCGCCGGGGTGCTGCTCATCGTGTTCACCACGCAGCCGGTCCTCGTGGTCCTCGGCATCGTGCTGTGGGGCGTCGGCGCCTCGCTCGGCTTCCCGGTGGGGATGAGCGCCGCGGCCGACGACCCGGTCCGCGCCGCCTCGCGGGTGAGTGTGGTGTCGACCATCGGCTACGCCGC
This genomic interval carries:
- a CDS encoding MFS transporter, which encodes MPQLTAARNAVGLTFFLNGLVFASWVSRIPEVRSSFDLTNGQLGLVLLSIAVGSVAALPTTGALINRWGTVRIVRLGAGAASVGMLAAALSLGHVLPVTVAGLFVYGLGIGVWDVAMNVEAAEVERGLGRTIMPRFHAGFSGGTVVGALLGALVVELDLPAAVHLVTIVVLALVLVLRTSPAFLPVADAHEEHHVSAARAWLEPRTLMIGVMVLALAMTEGTANDWLAVALVDGHDVSHAMGVAGFAVFVTAMTVGRFIGTGLIDRFGRVVVLWSTMVVAGAGVLLIVFTTQPVLVVLGIVLWGVGASLGFPVGMSAAADDPVRAASRVSVVSTIGYAAFLAGPPFLGFIGDEVGTLKALLVVAFLLLPAALVVPSARESRAEVPSAS